GCCGTGAGACCCCCGCCACCTCGCCCAGTGCCCCCAACTGTCCGGCGGCCCAGCGCAGGGTGGCGCCGGGGTCACCCAGGTTGGCCCCCAGGGCAATAAAGGCGTCGGTGGGGGGGTCATCGGCAGGGTCAACGTTCACCCTTCAGTCCGGCCCAGGGTCAACTCGGCAAACACATCGCGGAACACACCGGGCAGGGGCGCAAACGGCTTGTGCACCCGCACGGTCACGCGGCTCAGGCGCGGGTGTTCGCGCAGCACCCGCCGGGCAATCTGGTCGGCCAGCACCTCAATCAGCAGGCGGCGGGTGCCCGTCACCTCGGCGGCAATGGCGGCGTAGACCTCGGCGTAGTTCACGGCCTCGTCCAGTTCATCGGCCAGCCCGGCGAAGGGGTAATACAGTTCGGCGTCCACCACAAAGCGGGCACCCAGCGCGGCCTCGGTGTCGTACACGCCGTGGCGTGCGTGAAATTCCAGGCCCTGCAACACCACGCGGCTGGTCTGGGGCAGAGGGTCAGCGGTCATCACGGCCGAGTGTAGAGCAGCGCGCCGCGCCGCAGGGCCCCCAGCCGACCTGTCGCAGGTGTTCAGGTGCTCACCGGCCCACCCGCCAGCGCGGCCTGCACCCGCAGGGCCTGCACATGCTCGGCGGCGGCGTGGGCGCGCACCACTGCGGCACCTGCGCGCGCCGCATGCAGGTGCAGCGCCAGGGTGCCCGGATCACGCGCAGTGGCCAGCGGCACCCCAGCCAGCGTGTCGATCAGCCGCTTTCGGCTGGCCCCCACCAGTACCGGGTACCCCAGGGCCACCAGCGCCGGCAGGGCGCGCAGCAGCGCGAGGTTGTGCTCCAGAGTCTTGCCAAAGCCCAGCCCCGGGTCCAGCAACACGTCCGGTACGCCATCGGCGTGGGCCTGGGCCGCCTGCGCCGCCAGAAAACCGTGCACCTCGGCCACCACATCGCTGTACTGGGGCGCGCGCTGCATGGTGCGCGGCTCGCCCTGCATATGCATCAGGCACGCCGGGGCCCCCGCCTGGGCACAGACGGCCCGCATCTCGGGGTCGCGCAGACCGCCCACGTCATTCACCAGATGCGCGCCGGCGTCCAGCGCCGCCTGGGCCACCTCAGGCTTCATGGTGTCCACGCTGAGCAGCATGTCAGCGCCGCGCAGGGCGCGCAGCACCGGCCGCACCCGGTCAATCTCCTCGGCGGCCGGCACGGGGGCGGCGCCGGGTCGGGTGCTCTCGCCGCCCACATCCACCAGCAGCGCGCCAGCCTCTCGCATGGCCCGCGCCGCACCGAGGGCCGCGTCCAGGGCGAGGTGCCGGCCGCCATCACTGAAGCTGTCCGGGGTGATGTTCAGAATGCCCATCACGGCCGTGCCGGACCAGCGCACCTGCCACCCACGCGCCGTGCGCTGCGCCCCGGGCACCGGCCGCCCGAAGGTCAGGGTAAAGTCGCCCGCGTTCAGGAGGCGCTGCCCTCGCCCCGGGTGGGCAGCAGAAAACTCACCATGACCCGGTGCCGGTCGGGAAAGGCGTCCACCTGTGCGGGCATGCGGCGACCCGAGCGAAACGGCACGTAACTGTCCTGCGCGATGGGCAGCCGGGTATCCAGCGCCACTGCCACCGGATGCTGCGCCGGAATGGGCGTGCCCGGGCGCAGGCTGTATTTCACGCCGGGCGCCGCGCTGCTCACGCGGACCGTCAGGGCCTTGCCCGGTGCCTCGGGCGCCTCCGGATCCTCGGCGTCCAGGCGGGCCACCGCGCACACGGCGTAGATCACCGGCGCCGCCGTGTGCTCGGCCAGGGTGTACAGGGCCGTGCTGGCGCTGATGTCGGCCCGGCGCGACAGCTCGGCCAGGGCGCGGCCAGTGGGGCCAAAGCGCGTCAGCACCTCGTCCAGCAGGGTCTGGGGAATCAGCAGGGCCGCGGCCCCCACGTTACACAGGGTCTCGATCACCTGCTCCAGCCGCTCGCCCTCAAAGGCGTCGTGCAAATCACTCAGCAGGTCATCGTCGCCCAGCAGCAGGGCGTGGCTGATCTCGTGGGCCAGGGTAAAGCGCTGCCGCTCCGGGCGCACGCGGCTGTTGATCAGAATGACGCGGTGCTCGGGGTCGTACGCGCCGTCGCGCTCGCCCATGGGCAGAAAGCTCAGCTGCACGTCACTCAGGCCGTGCATCAGGCTGTGGGTGTCCCGACCCGGCAGCGCCGCCGCGTACTCGG
This genomic window from Deinococcus arcticus contains:
- the folB gene encoding dihydroneopterin aldolase, translating into MTADPLPQTSRVVLQGLEFHARHGVYDTEAALGARFVVDAELYYPFAGLADELDEAVNYAEVYAAIAAEVTGTRRLLIEVLADQIARRVLREHPRLSRVTVRVHKPFAPLPGVFRDVFAELTLGRTEG
- the folP gene encoding dihydropteroate synthase; this translates as MPGAQRTARGWQVRWSGTAVMGILNITPDSFSDGGRHLALDAALGAARAMREAGALLVDVGGESTRPGAAPVPAAEEIDRVRPVLRALRGADMLLSVDTMKPEVAQAALDAGAHLVNDVGGLRDPEMRAVCAQAGAPACLMHMQGEPRTMQRAPQYSDVVAEVHGFLAAQAAQAHADGVPDVLLDPGLGFGKTLEHNLALLRALPALVALGYPVLVGASRKRLIDTLAGVPLATARDPGTLALHLHAARAGAAVVRAHAAAEHVQALRVQAALAGGPVST
- a CDS encoding ImmA/IrrE family metallo-endopeptidase; this translates as MKTLAAEYAAALPGRDTHSLMHGLSDVQLSFLPMGERDGAYDPEHRVILINSRVRPERQRFTLAHEISHALLLGDDDLLSDLHDAFEGERLEQVIETLCNVGAAALLIPQTLLDEVLTRFGPTGRALAELSRRADISASTALYTLAEHTAAPVIYAVCAVARLDAEDPEAPEAPGKALTVRVSSAAPGVKYSLRPGTPIPAQHPVAVALDTRLPIAQDSYVPFRSGRRMPAQVDAFPDRHRVMVSFLLPTRGEGSAS